The following are from one region of the uncultured Hyphomonas sp. genome:
- a CDS encoding VOC family protein: MTLEQATIRIARPTDNLEALLPFYRDGLGFRVLYEFKEHDSFDGVMLGHPGAPYHLEFTVAHGHIAGRAPTEDNLLVFYLPQRNRFDAVYRRLRAAGFLPVPAFNPYWDDKGVTFEDPDGYRIVLQNASWDL; the protein is encoded by the coding sequence ATGACCCTCGAACAGGCCACAATCCGGATTGCGCGGCCCACGGACAACCTGGAGGCCCTCCTGCCATTCTATCGCGATGGCCTCGGATTCAGGGTGCTCTACGAATTTAAGGAACATGACAGTTTCGACGGCGTCATGCTTGGCCACCCCGGGGCGCCATACCATCTGGAGTTCACCGTCGCGCATGGGCACATCGCCGGGCGCGCGCCGACGGAAGACAATCTGCTCGTCTTTTACCTGCCACAACGAAACCGGTTCGACGCGGTCTACCGCCGCCTGCGTGCGGCCGGTTTCCTGCCCGTGCCCGCCTTCAATCCTTACTGGGACGACAAGGGCGTGACCTTTGAAGACCCGGACGGATACCGCATCGTCCTGCAGAACGCCTCCTGGGACCTGTAG
- a CDS encoding MarR family transcriptional regulator, giving the protein MMIAELQETAELSLGESFLKSLSLLEQAHRRLHDVVKDDLERGGERSLTGVQALLIYEIGEGEAPASVLRARGAFAGTSLSYNVKKLQEGGYLIQTRSEDDKRTVTLRLTERGLKVRARVAKLFEKQASALEPTASVRPDDLSQLNKTITRLERFWSDQIRFRL; this is encoded by the coding sequence ATGATGATTGCTGAATTGCAGGAAACTGCAGAACTGAGCCTGGGCGAGTCTTTCCTGAAGTCTCTCTCTCTTCTTGAACAAGCGCACCGTCGTCTTCACGATGTTGTCAAAGACGATCTGGAACGTGGCGGCGAACGCTCGCTGACGGGTGTCCAGGCGCTGCTGATCTACGAGATCGGCGAGGGTGAGGCACCGGCTTCGGTCCTGCGTGCCCGTGGCGCTTTTGCCGGCACCAGCCTGTCCTACAACGTCAAGAAGCTGCAGGAAGGCGGTTATCTGATCCAGACCCGCTCTGAAGATGACAAGCGTACCGTGACGCTGCGCCTGACAGAGCGTGGCCTGAAAGTCCGCGCCCGTGTCGCGAAACTCTTCGAGAAGCAGGCCAGTGCACTTGAGCCGACGGCCAGCGTGCGCCCGGACGACCTCTCGCAACTGAACAAGACCATCACGCGCCTTGAGCGCTTCTGGTCTGACCAGATCCGCTTCCGCCTCTGA